One genomic segment of Pagrus major chromosome 13, Pma_NU_1.0 includes these proteins:
- the zpld1a gene encoding zona pellucida-like domain-containing protein 1a has protein sequence MEHMLLILLLFSKALSVGAQFNGYNCDANFHSRFPAERDISVYCGVQTITLKINFCPVLFSGYTDSDLALNGRHGDAHCRGFINNNTFPTVVIFSISLATLESCGNSLVVSTAQGPNAYGNLSLVQIGNISGYIDTPDPPTIISYLPGLLYKFSCSYPLEYLVNNTQLASSAAAISVKDSNGTFISTLNLLLYNDSSYIQQLSIPMAGLTLKTRVFAAVKASNLDRRWNILMDYCYTTPSGNPNDDLRYDLFFSCEKDPQTTVFENGKSQMGRFAFEVFRFVKHKNQKMSTVFLHCVTKLCRADDCPMLMPICGSRKKRDVSEGKESSSTSGNAVLTAGPIITRSDETPTNNSQLAHLKAPVFQMNTVTSALISGVIILGVMSICFFIFSLTLLKGKSTPVSSLSGVRNPAFN, from the exons ATGGAACATATGCTTTTGATTCTTTTACTGTTTAGTAAGGCCTTATCAGTTGGCGCTCAATTCAATGGATACAACTGTGACGCCAATTTTCACAGCCGCTTCCCCG CGGAGAGGGATATCAGTGTGTACTGTGGGGTGCAGACCATCACCCTCAAGATCAATTTCTGCCCTGTCCTCTTTTCTGGCTACACCGACTCTGACCTGGCCCTCAATGGTCGCCACGGAGATGCTCACTGCCGGGGATTCATCAATAACAACACCTTTCCCACTGTCGTAATCTTTAGTATCAGCCTGGCCACGCTGGAGTCTTGCGGCAATTCCCTAGTG GTCTCCACAGCTCAAGGACCAAACGCTTACGGGAACCTGTCACTGGTTCAGATTGGAAACATATCAGGGTATATCGACACACCGGATCCCCCCACCATCATCAGCTACCTGCCAGGTCTGTTGTACAAGTTCAGCTGCAGTTACCCACTGGAATACCTTGTCAACAACACACAGCTGGCCTC GTCAGCAGCTGCGATCTCAGTGAAGGACAGCAATGGTACTTTCATCAGCACATTGAATCTACTGCTTTACAAT GACTCATCATACATTCAGCAGCTGTCCATCCCCATGGCAGGACTGACCCTAAAGACACGGGTGTTTGCAGCTGTAAAAGCTTCTAACCTGGATAGGAG ATGGAACATTCTAATGGACTACTGTTACACCACGCCCTCTGGAAACCCTAATGATGACCTCCGCTATGATCTTTTTTTTAG CTGTGAAAAAGACCCACAGACCACCGTCTTTGAAAATGGGAAGAGCCAAATGGGCCGCTTTGCCTTTGAAGTATTTCGCTTTGTAAAGCACAAGAACCAGAAGATGTCCACCGTCTTCCTGCACTGTGTCACTAAGCTGTGTCGAGCAGACGACTGTCCAATGCTTATGCCA ATCTGTGGcagcaggaaaaagagagatgTCTCAGAGGGAAAGGAATCAAGCAGCACATCTGGGAATGCTGTCCTGACTGCCGGGCCTATCATCACTCGGAGTG atgaaacacCAACCAACAACTCTCAGCTGG CCCATCTGAAAGCTCCAGTCTTCCAGATGAACACAGTGACAAGCGCGCTCATCTCAGGTGTGATCATCCTGGGTGTCATGAGCATTtgcttcttcatcttctccctCACACTCCTCAAAGGCAAGAGCACTCCTGTCAGCAGCCTGTCTGGAGTCCGCAACCCAGCCTTCAACTGA